A genomic region of Kribbella sp. NBC_00382 contains the following coding sequences:
- a CDS encoding DUF4288 domain-containing protein yields the protein MGWYSVRCIFQLNGIRADDSPYEERITLWRADDFDAAIALAENEALDYIEDTDWAYLGLAQCFYLGDDVNQILQGTEVYSLIRSSTLAPEKYLDTFFDTGTEHQRSTDD from the coding sequence ATGGGGTGGTACAGCGTTCGCTGCATCTTCCAACTGAACGGCATCAGGGCGGACGACTCGCCGTACGAGGAGCGGATCACGCTCTGGCGCGCGGACGACTTCGATGCGGCGATCGCCTTGGCGGAGAACGAGGCGCTCGACTACATCGAGGACACCGACTGGGCCTACCTCGGCCTGGCGCAATGCTTCTACCTCGGCGACGACGTCAACCAGATCCTCCAAGGGACCGAGGTCTACTCCCTGATCCGCAGCAGCACGCTCGCCCCGGAGAAGTACCTCGACACCTTCTTCGACACCGGCACCGAACACCAGCGGAGTACGGACGACTGA
- a CDS encoding RNA polymerase sigma factor, giving the protein MTNRSRGPDREARFTALYHATYADLIRFARRRAHPTHADDIVAEAFLVAWRRLDDVPAGPLDARAWLFGIARHTMLNARRGDERQQALAVRLAETTAAPPGIDADLVAAQLDLKTAWNQLSAVHQEALALAALEDLAAPQAAVVLGISPVAFRLRLSRARRALRLQLGHLPRTAPAPAGIPEGQIS; this is encoded by the coding sequence ATGACGAATCGTTCACGCGGTCCCGATCGAGAGGCCCGGTTCACCGCGCTCTATCACGCGACCTACGCGGATCTGATCCGCTTCGCCCGCCGCCGGGCGCATCCCACCCACGCCGACGACATCGTCGCAGAGGCCTTCCTGGTCGCGTGGCGTCGCCTGGACGACGTACCGGCCGGTCCGCTGGATGCCCGAGCGTGGCTGTTCGGGATCGCCCGGCACACGATGCTGAACGCCCGCCGCGGGGACGAACGCCAGCAGGCACTCGCCGTCCGGCTCGCCGAGACGACCGCCGCCCCACCAGGCATCGACGCCGATCTCGTGGCAGCACAGCTCGACCTCAAGACAGCCTGGAACCAGCTGTCGGCCGTCCACCAGGAGGCGCTCGCGCTTGCTGCTCTGGAGGACCTGGCCGCGCCTCAGGCGGCAGTGGTCCTCGGTATCTCACCGGTCGCTTTCCGGCTACGTCTCAGCCGCGCCCGCCGTGCCTTGCGCCTGCAGCTCGGCCACCTCCCGCGAACAGCTCCCGCTCCCGCGGGCATCCCCGAAGGGCAGATCTCATGA
- a CDS encoding KamA family radical SAM protein, giving the protein MTDLISPELTAAAFNEQPYVYRRADLVEPDWTRMPGFKDTTAEEWRSVQWQRSHCVKNVKQLRDVMGDLLEERAYEDLSRDQAERATMSMLLPPQMLNTIVPTGAAAGHDYTEAFYADPVRRYMLPMFSDRRADWPSHPHATRDSLHEHEMWATEGLTHRYPTKVLAEILPTCPQYCGHCTRMDLVGNSTPVIDKLKFTIKPQQRLDDMLDYLRRSPGVRDVVVSGGDVANMPWPRLESFLTSLLEIENIRDIRLATKALMGMPQHWLSDDVRAGVERVAQLGRKRGVMIAMHTHVNAAQSVTPLVAEATKAMFEAGLRDVRNQGVLMRGVNDSVPQLLDLCFALLDGATITPYYFYMCDMIPFSEHWRVSVKDAQHLQHGILGYLPGFATPRIVCDVPYVGKRWVHQLSEYDEVRGISYWKKNYRTGIEQQDPEALNRTYEYYDPIDTLPVEGQNWWKQHAGDSLAQAEKQAAASRDAAEAQKLIQIN; this is encoded by the coding sequence GTGACCGATCTGATCAGCCCGGAGCTTACGGCTGCCGCCTTCAACGAGCAGCCGTACGTGTACCGCCGGGCCGACCTCGTCGAGCCCGACTGGACCCGCATGCCGGGGTTCAAGGACACGACCGCCGAGGAGTGGCGCTCGGTCCAGTGGCAGCGCTCGCACTGCGTGAAGAACGTCAAGCAGTTGCGTGACGTGATGGGCGATCTGCTCGAGGAGCGCGCCTACGAGGACCTGAGCCGCGACCAGGCCGAGCGCGCGACGATGTCGATGCTGCTGCCGCCGCAGATGCTCAACACGATCGTTCCCACCGGCGCGGCTGCCGGGCATGACTACACAGAGGCGTTCTACGCCGATCCGGTTCGCCGCTACATGCTGCCGATGTTCAGCGACCGCCGCGCTGACTGGCCGTCCCACCCGCACGCGACCAGGGACTCACTGCATGAGCACGAGATGTGGGCCACGGAGGGGTTGACCCACCGGTACCCGACCAAGGTTCTGGCGGAGATCCTGCCGACGTGCCCGCAGTACTGCGGCCACTGCACGCGGATGGACCTGGTCGGGAACTCGACCCCGGTGATCGACAAGCTGAAGTTCACCATCAAGCCGCAGCAGCGGCTGGACGACATGCTCGACTACCTGCGCCGCTCCCCCGGCGTCCGCGACGTCGTTGTGTCGGGCGGCGACGTGGCGAACATGCCCTGGCCGCGGCTCGAGTCGTTCCTGACCAGCCTGCTGGAGATCGAGAACATCCGCGACATCCGGCTCGCCACCAAGGCGTTGATGGGGATGCCGCAGCACTGGCTGTCGGACGACGTCCGGGCCGGGGTCGAGCGGGTCGCCCAGCTCGGCCGCAAGCGCGGCGTGATGATCGCTATGCACACTCACGTGAACGCCGCCCAGTCGGTGACGCCGCTGGTGGCCGAGGCAACGAAGGCGATGTTCGAGGCCGGTCTGCGCGACGTGCGCAACCAGGGCGTGCTGATGCGCGGCGTCAACGACTCCGTGCCGCAGCTGCTCGACCTGTGCTTCGCGCTCCTCGACGGTGCGACCATCACGCCGTACTACTTCTACATGTGCGACATGATCCCGTTCTCCGAGCACTGGCGGGTCTCCGTCAAGGACGCCCAGCACCTGCAGCACGGCATCCTCGGCTACCTCCCCGGCTTCGCCACCCCGCGCATCGTCTGCGACGTCCCGTACGTCGGTAAGCGCTGGGTGCACCAGTTGTCGGAGTACGACGAGGTCCGCGGCATCTCGTACTGGAAGAAGAACTACCGCACCGGTATCGAGCAGCAGGACCCGGAGGCGTTGAACCGCACCTACGAGTACTACGACCCGATCGACACCCTCCCCGTCGAGGGCCAGAACTGGTGGAAGCAGCACGCGGGCGACTCCCTCGCCCAAGCCGAGAAGCAGGCCGCAGCCTCCCGCGACGCCGCCGAAGCCCAGAAGCTCATCCAGATCAACTGA
- a CDS encoding L-erythro-3,5-diaminohexanoate dehydrogenase: MPDSTGSPVGLHRVIAPAGVLPQAAQQLDARPELWPDEVRISVERLNLDAASYRQLAEAHDGDGEAVKQSVLRIVAARGKMQNPVTGSGGMLVGTVDEVGPESPLGVAKGDRVATLVSLTLTPLQITDGLADWDGRSEQVPAKGHAILFARSIVAKLPDDLVPELSLAVMDVCGAPALTARVVRSYVDKGIKPVVSVIGGAGKSGSLSLAAARDAGAARTIGIVPFQAEADKLDKAGLADAVALADARDPVALSSAVAAALEEVGGAGAGGADITVVCVDVPGCEHGAVLSTKAGGTVIFFSMATSFSAAALGAEGLAADVSMLVGNGYVPGHAEYALKLLRNEPGVRGLFESRLAED; encoded by the coding sequence GTGCCCGACAGCACAGGTTCGCCGGTCGGACTGCATCGTGTGATCGCACCCGCCGGCGTGTTACCGCAGGCCGCCCAGCAGCTGGACGCCCGTCCCGAGCTGTGGCCGGACGAGGTGCGGATCTCGGTCGAGCGGCTGAATCTCGACGCCGCGTCGTACCGGCAGCTGGCCGAGGCGCACGACGGTGACGGCGAGGCGGTCAAACAGTCCGTACTCCGGATCGTCGCCGCGCGCGGCAAGATGCAGAACCCGGTCACCGGCTCGGGCGGGATGCTCGTCGGTACTGTCGACGAGGTCGGCCCGGAATCGCCGCTAGGTGTAGCTAAGGGTGACCGGGTCGCAACCCTGGTGTCGCTGACGCTGACGCCGTTGCAGATCACCGATGGTCTGGCCGACTGGGATGGTCGGAGCGAGCAGGTGCCGGCCAAGGGGCACGCGATTCTGTTCGCCCGATCGATCGTGGCGAAGCTGCCGGACGACCTCGTGCCTGAGCTCTCGCTGGCCGTGATGGACGTCTGCGGGGCGCCCGCGCTGACCGCTCGCGTGGTGCGCTCCTATGTCGACAAAGGCATAAAGCCTGTCGTGTCAGTAATTGGCGGCGCAGGGAAATCCGGGTCGCTCTCGCTGGCCGCGGCGCGCGATGCCGGTGCGGCCCGGACGATCGGGATCGTGCCGTTCCAGGCCGAGGCCGACAAGCTGGACAAGGCGGGCCTGGCGGACGCCGTGGCGCTGGCTGACGCCCGTGATCCGGTGGCGCTGTCGAGTGCGGTCGCCGCCGCCCTGGAGGAGGTCGGGGGAGCCGGCGCCGGGGGAGCCGATATCACCGTCGTCTGCGTCGACGTACCGGGTTGTGAGCATGGCGCTGTCTTGTCCACCAAGGCCGGTGGCACTGTCATCTTCTTCTCGATGGCGACCTCGTTCTCCGCGGCCGCGCTCGGCGCTGAAGGGCTCGCGGCGGACGTGTCGATGCTTGTCGGCAACGGCTACGTGCCGGGCCATGCGGAGTACGCGTTGAAGTTGTTGCGGAACGAGCCGGGAGTCCGTGGTCTGTTCGAGAGCAGGCTGGCGGAGGATTAG
- a CDS encoding amidohydrolase — protein MRTLLTNGSVYSPADPHATAIAFDDGVVTWLGDDVSAASYANGADEVIDLQGKLVAPAFVDAHVHTAQTGALLTGLDLAGTTNLTEALDRLATFAAGLGPDAVIDGSGWDETKWPEHRPPTSEELDRAAGGRRVYLSRVDGHSGVISSSLAAAVPNLQSQAGYDATGRVERDAHHDVRDALSELVGPEQRLADSRAAVKAMAERGVGAFHEMAAPHIGPLWELPLVRQAADELGLSATLYWGEPGVFDNVSTYGLAGLAGDLNADGALGSRTAALRAPYEDLADHRGHAYLTAEQIAEHVIACTERNTQAGFHCIGDLALDNIARGFELAAEKVGVQALVAARHRLEHVEMVDEAAIATLARCGVVASVQPMFDRLWGGPSDMYAERVGDRWMGMNPFGSLARSGVVLAFGSDSPVTEVAPWEAVRAAAFHHEPGQRITVRAAFAAHTRGGWRAAGIDDAGVLAPGTPATYAVWESDADLVVQTPDDRVAAWSTDPRAGVPVLPDLSDDAPVPNCRRTVVGGRVVFESEGWKA, from the coding sequence GTGCGCACACTTCTCACGAACGGTTCCGTCTACTCACCCGCCGATCCCCACGCGACCGCGATCGCCTTCGACGACGGTGTTGTCACCTGGTTGGGTGATGACGTCAGCGCGGCCTCCTACGCGAACGGGGCGGACGAGGTCATCGACCTGCAGGGCAAACTCGTCGCGCCCGCGTTCGTCGACGCGCACGTCCATACCGCCCAGACCGGCGCGCTGCTGACCGGCCTCGACCTCGCCGGTACTACGAACCTCACCGAAGCACTCGACCGCCTCGCCACCTTCGCCGCCGGCCTCGGCCCGGATGCCGTGATCGACGGTTCCGGCTGGGACGAGACGAAGTGGCCCGAGCACCGCCCGCCGACCTCGGAGGAACTGGACCGGGCGGCAGGCGGCCGTCGCGTTTACCTCTCGCGCGTCGACGGCCACTCCGGCGTCATCTCCTCCTCCTTGGCCGCGGCCGTACCGAACCTGCAGAGCCAGGCCGGGTACGACGCGACCGGCCGGGTCGAACGCGACGCCCACCACGACGTCCGCGATGCCCTCAGCGAACTGGTCGGTCCAGAGCAACGCCTCGCCGACTCTCGCGCGGCAGTGAAGGCGATGGCCGAGCGCGGCGTCGGCGCCTTCCACGAGATGGCCGCCCCACACATCGGTCCGCTCTGGGAGCTGCCGCTCGTCCGCCAGGCCGCCGACGAATTGGGGCTCTCGGCAACCTTGTACTGGGGTGAGCCCGGCGTCTTCGACAACGTCTCCACCTACGGCCTCGCCGGACTGGCCGGCGACCTCAACGCCGACGGCGCACTCGGCTCGCGTACGGCCGCGCTGCGAGCGCCGTACGAGGACCTGGCGGATCACCGCGGCCACGCCTACCTGACGGCCGAGCAGATCGCCGAGCACGTGATCGCCTGCACCGAGAGGAACACCCAAGCAGGCTTCCACTGCATCGGCGACCTCGCTCTCGACAACATCGCGCGTGGATTCGAACTGGCTGCCGAGAAGGTCGGTGTGCAGGCCCTCGTTGCCGCACGGCACCGGCTCGAGCACGTCGAGATGGTCGACGAGGCCGCGATCGCCACGCTCGCGCGCTGCGGCGTCGTCGCCAGCGTCCAGCCGATGTTCGACCGGTTGTGGGGCGGACCGAGCGACATGTACGCCGAACGCGTAGGCGACCGCTGGATGGGCATGAACCCGTTCGGCTCGCTGGCCCGCTCGGGCGTAGTACTGGCGTTCGGTTCGGACTCGCCGGTGACCGAGGTCGCGCCCTGGGAAGCGGTGAGGGCAGCCGCGTTCCACCACGAGCCCGGCCAGCGGATCACCGTCCGAGCCGCCTTCGCAGCCCACACGCGAGGCGGCTGGCGAGCGGCAGGCATCGACGACGCCGGCGTGCTCGCACCCGGGACGCCCGCGACGTATGCAGTCTGGGAGAGCGACGCCGACCTCGTCGTGCAGACCCCGGACGACCGGGTTGCCGCGTGGTCGACCGACCCGCGCGCCGGAGTACCGGTTCTGCCGGACTTGAGTGATGACGCACCCGTACCGAACTGCCGGCGCACCGTTGTAGGTGGTCGCGTGGTGTTTGAATCCGAAGGATGGAAAGCGTGA
- a CDS encoding lysine 5,6-aminomutase subunit alpha yields the protein MESVTRAVKKLDLDPVTVRKARSLARKAGRPIVNIAKQHTTVSVERAVLRLAGLAGADTEGIPWVNRLADTVRADVGLEHGLALPVWDALLRGEAEDLNVLAQKAASGSITFRLPDGRDAVRAKAAARKAAAAGLKQVDGRRRERDRLIKKHGDPEQRPWIYLIVATGDIYEDIPQAQAAARAGADIIAVIRSTGQSLLDYVPEGATREGFAGTYATQENFRLMRAALDESSRELGRYIRLTNYASGLCMPEIATLAGLQRLDMMLNDSMYGILFRDINPIRTFVDQRFSRQIHARAGIIINTGEDNYLTTADAVDAAHTVTVSQLLNEYFAKEAGLEDWQLGLGHAFEITPEIPDSFRLELAHAMLARQLFPDAPLKWMPPTRHMTGDVFRGYLLDGFFNLVGAMTGQGILLVGMMTEAVVTPWISDRDLALQNVRYVLGAAGNLHEDFHPAPDGFIAQRARQVLGESVDLLERIVDDGLLNAIGDGTFGLMKRPQDAGRGLDGVARRSSEYYNPAIELLEEAQ from the coding sequence ATGGAAAGCGTGACCCGTGCAGTGAAGAAGCTCGATCTCGACCCGGTCACCGTGCGGAAGGCACGCAGTCTCGCCCGCAAGGCCGGCCGGCCGATCGTCAACATCGCCAAGCAGCACACGACCGTCTCGGTCGAACGCGCCGTACTGCGGCTGGCGGGCCTGGCCGGAGCCGACACCGAAGGCATCCCCTGGGTGAACCGGCTCGCCGACACCGTACGAGCCGATGTCGGCCTGGAGCACGGGCTCGCGTTGCCGGTCTGGGACGCGCTGCTCAGGGGCGAAGCCGAGGATCTCAATGTCCTTGCGCAGAAGGCTGCCTCCGGGTCGATCACCTTCCGGCTGCCGGATGGACGCGACGCCGTGCGGGCCAAGGCCGCCGCACGGAAGGCGGCCGCGGCCGGGCTGAAGCAGGTCGACGGGCGACGTCGTGAGCGCGACCGGCTGATCAAGAAGCATGGCGATCCCGAGCAGCGGCCGTGGATCTACTTGATCGTTGCCACCGGCGACATCTACGAGGACATCCCACAGGCGCAGGCAGCCGCCCGAGCGGGTGCGGACATCATCGCGGTGATCCGGTCGACCGGGCAGTCGCTGCTGGACTACGTGCCGGAGGGTGCGACCCGCGAGGGCTTCGCCGGTACGTACGCCACGCAGGAGAACTTCCGGCTGATGCGGGCCGCGCTGGACGAGTCGTCGCGCGAGCTCGGCCGGTACATCCGGCTGACGAACTACGCGTCCGGGCTGTGCATGCCGGAGATCGCGACGCTGGCCGGGCTGCAGCGGCTGGACATGATGCTGAACGACTCGATGTACGGGATCCTGTTCCGCGACATCAACCCGATCCGCACCTTCGTCGACCAGCGGTTCAGCCGGCAGATCCACGCCCGCGCCGGGATCATCATCAACACCGGCGAGGACAACTACCTGACCACCGCCGACGCGGTCGACGCCGCGCACACGGTGACGGTGTCGCAGCTGCTGAACGAGTACTTCGCCAAGGAGGCAGGTCTCGAGGACTGGCAGCTCGGGCTGGGGCACGCCTTCGAGATCACTCCCGAGATCCCGGACTCGTTCCGGCTCGAGCTCGCGCACGCGATGCTCGCCCGGCAACTCTTCCCGGACGCGCCGTTGAAGTGGATGCCGCCGACCCGGCACATGACCGGCGACGTCTTCCGCGGCTACCTGCTCGACGGCTTCTTCAACCTGGTCGGCGCGATGACCGGCCAAGGCATCCTGCTCGTCGGCATGATGACCGAGGCAGTCGTCACGCCGTGGATCTCGGACCGCGACCTGGCCCTGCAGAACGTCCGCTACGTATTGGGTGCCGCAGGCAACCTTCACGAGGATTTCCATCCCGCGCCGGACGGTTTCATCGCGCAGCGGGCCCGCCAGGTACTGGGGGAGTCGGTCGATCTGCTGGAGCGGATCGTCGACGACGGCCTGCTGAACGCGATCGGTGACGGCACCTTCGGCCTGATGAAGCGCCCGCAGGACGCCGGCCGTGGTCTGGACGGCGTTGCCCGCCGTTCGAGCGAGTACTACAACCCCGCCATCGAACTGCTCGAGGAGGCACAGTGA
- a CDS encoding OAM dimerization domain-containing protein has protein sequence MSIIRPYGDTTGDGMVQMSFTLPISHDKRAEGAAIQLANKMGMDPALVVHAKAMGPDFTFFVVYGPVNHLVDTDKVEVIERDYPLLSPKDANLAIRKGLRRRLTVVGACIGTDAHTVGIDAIMNIKGFAGEKGLEYYRELKVVNLGAQVAVPELVRRAKAEKADAILVSQVVTQREAHVLNTKEMSAAFREAYAEDARPVLVAGGPRFTEAMAPELGVDRVFGRGTTPGEVASYLVDALVTRRKPVAVRRSA, from the coding sequence GTGAGCATCATCCGGCCGTACGGAGACACCACCGGGGACGGGATGGTGCAGATGTCGTTCACGCTGCCGATCTCGCACGACAAGCGCGCCGAGGGCGCGGCGATCCAGCTGGCGAACAAGATGGGGATGGACCCGGCGCTCGTCGTGCACGCGAAGGCGATGGGCCCGGACTTCACCTTCTTCGTCGTGTACGGCCCGGTGAACCACCTGGTCGACACCGACAAGGTCGAGGTGATCGAGCGCGACTACCCGCTGCTCTCGCCGAAGGACGCGAACCTCGCCATCCGCAAGGGGCTGCGGCGCCGGCTGACCGTGGTGGGCGCGTGTATCGGTACCGACGCGCACACCGTCGGGATCGACGCGATCATGAACATCAAGGGATTCGCGGGGGAGAAGGGGCTGGAGTACTACCGGGAGCTGAAGGTGGTCAACCTCGGGGCCCAGGTCGCCGTACCGGAGCTGGTACGCCGCGCCAAGGCGGAGAAGGCGGACGCGATCCTGGTCTCGCAGGTCGTCACCCAACGGGAGGCGCACGTGCTCAACACCAAGGAGATGTCGGCCGCCTTTCGCGAGGCGTACGCCGAGGACGCCCGGCCCGTATTGGTTGCCGGTGGCCCCCGTTTCACCGAGGCGATGGCACCCGAGCTGGGAGTCGACCGGGTGTTCGGACGCGGTACCACTCCTGGAGAAGTGGCCAGCTATCTCGTCGATGCTCTCGTCACCCGTCGCAAGCCCGTAGCAGTTCGGAGAAGTGCATGA
- a CDS encoding hotdog domain-containing protein, translating to MTKATIGMTATHRRYVPYSHAHYAGNLVDGAYVLGLFGDVATEVCIQADGDEGLFASYSDVQFLQPLRAGDIVEVKATISRVGNRSRQLDFVATVVCRGRTDLSESAAEVLAEPLVITRATGTVVVPVA from the coding sequence ATGACCAAGGCAACTATCGGTATGACCGCGACACATCGTCGGTATGTCCCGTACAGCCACGCGCACTACGCGGGCAACCTGGTCGACGGCGCGTACGTGCTCGGCCTGTTCGGCGATGTCGCGACCGAGGTCTGCATCCAGGCCGACGGAGATGAAGGACTTTTCGCTTCGTACTCGGACGTGCAGTTCCTGCAGCCGTTGCGGGCCGGCGACATTGTGGAGGTGAAGGCAACGATCTCCCGGGTCGGCAATCGCAGCCGGCAGCTGGACTTCGTCGCCACCGTCGTCTGCCGCGGCCGGACGGACCTGTCGGAGTCGGCGGCCGAAGTACTGGCCGAACCGCTTGTGATCACACGCGCAACCGGGACCGTCGTCGTACCGGTCGCGTGA
- the lnt gene encoding apolipoprotein N-acyltransferase: MERLKALVRILPRVAVAVGAGALLGLAYQPHDHPWLTIVAVPLLLAMLNGISKKGGFLVGAGFGITYYAVLVPWLTVIGGDAAIALAVLEGLFYGVFGALASQTLKHKLWMLWVPCLWVATEYATGSVPFGGFPWGRLAWAFADSPLGKLASLVGIAGLSFVIALLGVLVYAVLRRRSALSLRAVSLVAGIAIVGLSSVVTLSTDGNGKTVTAAMIQGNVPGKGLEFLGRARTVTKNHMNATLDLEKQVEAGSQVKPDLVIWPENSTDIDPYKDAETKEDIEAAVQAVKVPILVGAVTEGPGPNERQTTGIVWDPATGPGQRYAKRHPVPFGEYIPFRDQLLPYIKRLEMIGRQTIPGVGPGLMPIRGVMYGDLICFELAYDNVVSDVAKGGAQILIVQTNNATYGDTGQPEQQFAITRMRAIETGRTVLIASTSGISGVINPDGKVEHKSGQFVPDVYVAKVPVRDQKTLATTLGGWPQWILTGLGILGAVLALLARRKPRTEDPGNPPAATPDRAKVPV; the protein is encoded by the coding sequence GTGGAGCGGCTGAAGGCGTTGGTGCGCATCTTGCCGAGGGTGGCCGTCGCGGTCGGCGCGGGCGCGCTGCTCGGACTGGCCTATCAGCCGCACGACCATCCGTGGCTGACCATCGTCGCCGTGCCGCTGCTGCTCGCGATGCTGAACGGCATCTCGAAGAAGGGCGGCTTCCTGGTCGGCGCCGGCTTCGGCATCACGTACTACGCCGTACTGGTGCCGTGGCTGACCGTGATCGGCGGCGACGCCGCGATCGCGCTGGCCGTCCTCGAAGGACTCTTCTACGGAGTCTTCGGGGCCTTGGCGAGCCAGACGCTGAAGCACAAGCTCTGGATGCTCTGGGTCCCCTGCCTGTGGGTCGCGACCGAGTACGCGACCGGCTCCGTTCCGTTCGGCGGGTTCCCCTGGGGCCGGCTGGCATGGGCCTTCGCAGACTCCCCGCTGGGCAAGCTCGCATCCCTGGTCGGCATCGCCGGCCTCAGCTTCGTCATCGCCCTGCTGGGCGTTCTCGTGTACGCCGTGCTCCGTCGCCGCAGCGCCCTGAGCCTGCGCGCGGTCAGCCTGGTCGCCGGGATCGCGATCGTCGGCCTCAGCTCCGTCGTCACGCTCTCGACCGACGGCAACGGCAAGACCGTCACCGCGGCGATGATCCAGGGCAACGTGCCGGGCAAGGGACTCGAGTTCCTCGGCCGGGCCCGGACCGTCACCAAGAACCACATGAACGCGACCCTCGACCTGGAGAAGCAGGTGGAGGCCGGCTCGCAGGTCAAGCCCGACCTGGTGATCTGGCCGGAGAACTCGACCGACATCGACCCGTACAAGGACGCCGAGACCAAGGAAGACATCGAGGCGGCCGTTCAAGCGGTCAAGGTGCCGATCCTGGTCGGCGCGGTGACTGAGGGACCGGGCCCGAACGAGCGCCAGACCACCGGCATCGTCTGGGATCCGGCGACCGGCCCCGGCCAGCGGTACGCGAAGCGCCACCCGGTGCCGTTCGGTGAGTACATCCCGTTCCGCGACCAGTTGCTGCCCTACATCAAGCGGCTGGAGATGATCGGCCGGCAGACCATTCCGGGCGTCGGTCCCGGCCTGATGCCGATCAGGGGCGTCATGTACGGCGACCTGATCTGCTTCGAGCTCGCCTACGACAACGTGGTGTCGGACGTGGCCAAGGGCGGCGCGCAGATCCTGATCGTGCAGACCAACAACGCGACCTACGGCGACACCGGGCAGCCGGAGCAGCAGTTCGCGATCACCCGGATGCGCGCGATCGAGACCGGCCGGACCGTGCTGATCGCCTCGACCAGCGGGATCTCCGGCGTGATCAACCCCGACGGCAAGGTCGAGCACAAGTCGGGCCAGTTCGTCCCGGACGTGTACGTGGCGAAGGTTCCGGTCCGCGACCAGAAGACGCTGGCCACCACGCTCGGCGGCTGGCCGCAGTGGATCTTGACCGGCCTGGGCATCCTGGGAGCAGTACTGGCGTTGCTGGCCCGGCGCAAGCCACGCACCGAGGACCCGGGCAACCCGCCCGCAGCGACCCCCGATCGTGCGAAGGTTCCTGTCTAG
- a CDS encoding FxsA family protein, with protein MPWFVAIALLVVPVAEIYVIIQVGQAIGGWPTVALLLFESALGAWLIKREGRRAWKALQQATETARMPGRELADAALVLVGGTLLLTPGFITDIFGFFFVLPFTRPLARKVLAAFLSRRVAAQLGGNPITGFMPGTFRPPTAEDADRAHRERAARDDVVQGEVIQGEVVDPDKPQDK; from the coding sequence ATGCCCTGGTTCGTCGCAATCGCATTGCTGGTCGTTCCAGTGGCGGAGATCTACGTCATCATCCAGGTCGGTCAGGCGATCGGTGGCTGGCCCACGGTCGCGTTGCTGCTGTTCGAGAGCGCGCTCGGTGCCTGGCTGATCAAGCGGGAAGGCCGGCGGGCCTGGAAGGCGCTGCAGCAGGCGACCGAGACCGCGCGGATGCCTGGCCGGGAGCTCGCCGACGCGGCGCTCGTCCTGGTCGGCGGCACGCTGCTGCTGACGCCGGGCTTCATCACCGACATCTTCGGGTTCTTCTTCGTACTGCCGTTCACCCGGCCGCTGGCGCGCAAGGTGCTGGCCGCGTTCCTGAGTCGCCGGGTTGCCGCCCAGTTGGGCGGCAACCCGATCACGGGCTTCATGCCGGGCACCTTCCGGCCGCCCACCGCTGAGGACGCCGACCGCGCGCATCGCGAACGCGCGGCCCGCGACGACGTAGTACAGGGCGAAGTCATTCAGGGCGAAGTGGTCGACCCGGACAAGCCGCAGGACAAGTAG